GGCGACGAGGCCTCCTCCCAGACCAGCGAGGACACCTCGTACTTCAAGCACCCCGGTGTCGCCATCACCGTCTCCGCCGGTGACTCCGCCTACGGCGCCGAGTACCCGGCGACCTCCCAGTACGTGACGGCGGTCGGCGGTACGGCGCTGTCGACGTCCTCCAACTCCCGCGGCTGGACCGAGTCGGTGTGGAAGACCAGCTCCACCGAGGGCACCGGCTCGGGCTGCTCCGCGTACGACCCGAAGCCCACCTGGCAGACCGACACGGGCTGCTCCAAGCGCATGGAGGCCGACGTCTCCGCGGTCGCCGACCCGGCCACCGGCGTCGCGGTCTACGACACCTACGGCGGCTCCGGCTGGGCGGTCTACGGCGGCACCAGCGCCTCCGCCCCGATCATCGCCGGTGTGTACGCCCTCGCGGGCACTCCGGGTTCGAGCGACTACCCGGCGAAGTACCCCTACTCCCACACCGGCAACCTGTACGACGTCACCAGCGGCAACAACGGCTCCTGCTCCCCGTCGTACTTCTGCACCGCGACCACCGGCTACGACGGCCCGACCGGCTGGGGCACCCCCAACGGCACCACCGCCTTCACCGCCGGCACCACCACCGGCAACACGGTGACCGTCACCAACCCGGGCAGTCAGTCGACCACCACCGGCGGTACCGCCAGTCTCCAGATCAGCGCGACCGACAGCGCCGGGGCGGCCCTGACCTACAGCGCGACCGGCCTGCCGACGGGGCTGTCGATCAGCAGCTCGACCGGCAAGATCACGGGTACGGCGTCCACCGCGGGCACCTACCAGGTCACCGTCACCGCGAAGGACTCGACCGGCGCCTCCGGCTCGGCCTCCTTCACCTGGACCGTGGGGTCGTCCAGCAGCACCTGCACCTCGGCCCAGCTGCTCGGCAACCCCGGCTTCGAGTCGGGCAGCACCACCTGGACCTCCTCCAGCGGCGTCATCACCAACGCCACCGGCGAGTCGGCGCACGCCGGCTCCTACTACGCCTGGCTGGACGGCTACGGGTCGAGCCACACCGACACGCTCTCCCAGTCGGTGACCGTCCCGAGCGGGTGCAAGGCGACCTTCACCTTCTACCTGCACATCGACACCAAGGAGACCGGCAGCACCGCCTACGACAAGCTGACGGTCACCGCCGGTTCGACCACCCTGGCCACCTACTCCAACGTCAACGCGGCCTCCGGCTACGTCCAGAAGTCCTTCGACCTCTCCTCGTACGCCGGCTCCACCGTCGCCCTGAAGTTCAGCGGCGTGGAGGACTCCTCGCTCCAGACCAGCTTCGTCATCGACGACACCGCCGTGACGACCAGCTGACCCGGATCCAGGAGTAGGTGTCGTACGTCCAAGGGGGGAGAGGAGATCCCCATGCGCCGTACGACCCACCGCACGACCCTCGCCCTCGCCGCACTGACCCTGCTGGCGGGGGCGGGATGCGGCACCCGGGCAGGAAGCGACGGGGGTGACGGCACCACCGTGTCGCCGT
Above is a window of Streptomyces griseorubiginosus DNA encoding:
- a CDS encoding putative Ig domain-containing protein, which gives rise to MRETPRRSLRRLLTTAIPALALALAGFAAAPAHATPATTHTSRVAQNATALTSPARQTFHTTGKAGQKVPTTHLCATAAPGQASCFAQRRTDIKQRLATALASAAATPSGLSPANLHSAYNLPSTGGSGLTVAVVDAYNDPNAESDLATYRSQYGLSACTKANGCFKQVSQTGSTTSLPSNDTGWAGEEALDIDMVSAVCPNCNIILVEANSANDSDLGIAENEAVSLGAKFVSNSWGGDEASSQTSEDTSYFKHPGVAITVSAGDSAYGAEYPATSQYVTAVGGTALSTSSNSRGWTESVWKTSSTEGTGSGCSAYDPKPTWQTDTGCSKRMEADVSAVADPATGVAVYDTYGGSGWAVYGGTSASAPIIAGVYALAGTPGSSDYPAKYPYSHTGNLYDVTSGNNGSCSPSYFCTATTGYDGPTGWGTPNGTTAFTAGTTTGNTVTVTNPGSQSTTTGGTASLQISATDSAGAALTYSATGLPTGLSISSSTGKITGTASTAGTYQVTVTAKDSTGASGSASFTWTVGSSSSTCTSAQLLGNPGFESGSTTWTSSSGVITNATGESAHAGSYYAWLDGYGSSHTDTLSQSVTVPSGCKATFTFYLHIDTKETGSTAYDKLTVTAGSTTLATYSNVNAASGYVQKSFDLSSYAGSTVALKFSGVEDSSLQTSFVIDDTAVTTS